A window of Kangiella sp. TOML190 genomic DNA:
GCGGCGACTGCTCTAGCACCGCTTTAACCGCGCGCACAATACCGTGCAACGGATTTTGTAGCGACTCTAAGACTTCATTCGAATTAATGGTGAAGCTTCTGGGAATACCTTCAGCCAGATTACGACCACGCACATCCAATTCGCGAACTTCAGTGCCCGGATAAGCAGTACCTATCTCATGCTTAATCCGCTCAGCGGTTGCTTCACCGATCACAGTGCCATAGTTACGGCGTATATATTCGATGATGGCTTCGTCAAAGCGGTCGCCACCAATCCGTACCGAGTCAGAATACACCACGCCATTCAGAGACAAAATGGCAATTTCGGTAGTACCACCACCAATATCCACCACCATAGAGCCGCGCGCTTCACCTACGGGTAAACCTGCGCCCACCGCTGCTGCTACTGGCTCTTCCACCAAATGTACTTCACGCGCACCAGCACCCAAAGCTGATTCCTTAATCGCACGACGCTCTACCTGAGTCGAGCCGCAAGGTACACAAATCAACACTCGTGGGCTAGGACGGAAAAAAGTATTGTCGTGGATTTTACGGATAAAGTGCTGCAGCATTTTTTCAGTCACTTCAAAATCTGCAATAACACCATCTTTCAAAGGACGAATGGCAACAATATTGCCTGGAGTACGGCCTAGCATTCGTTTAGCCGCTTCACCAACCGCCGCGATGGATTTCACTCCACCGGGATTATTTTGACGAATAGCAACGACCGAAGGTTCGTCCAAGACAATCCCTTGGTCGCGAACGTAGATCAGTGTATTTGCTGTCCCCAAATCAATCGACAAGTCTGTCGAAAACATACCGCGTAATTTTTTAAACATAGAAAGGAGTAATCCCAGTACAGAAATTTTTTAATTAAACAACCAATAAAAAACTTGAAACTTGGAGTTTTAGGTACGCTTTTGTGTCGCCATTTTGTGGTCGCGAACCCTTTAAATCACTAGCTTTTGAGCTTTTTTAGTTAATCGCGCTACTCTAACAATAGTCACTCAATCGAGCAAGCTAAAAACCTGCTTTGCGGCTATTTTTTAACGTTTTCACTCGAATTGAGTTTGTTAAAGAACAATACTCCAACCAGTAGACAAAACATTTGCCAACTAATTCAATTTATCCCCAATAAAAACCTAAAATCCCATTTCCAAACTTCTAGTTTTGGCTTGGCTGCAACCAACCAGCGGTTACCCGATCATTGCCACTCAAATCTTGATAGGTTACCAGCTGCGAAAAGCCATGCTGCGCCATAATCGCTCGAACCTGCTCGCCCTGTTCAAACCCGTGTTCAAACATCAGGTAACCTTGTGGTTTTAGATAGCGACGAGCCTGCTGACAAATGGTTTTTATATCGGCCAAACCGGAATCTGCGGCTACTAAAGCTTGGTAAGGCTCAAAGCTCAAATCCGTTAAATGAGGATCGCCCGCTTCAACATAAGGCGGATTGGAGACAATCAGATCCAAATTGCCATAAGGCCAATTATCAAGCCACGAGTTATGGACCAGCTGCACATTTGTTAATTGATGGCGAACTCGATTTGTAAGCGCGACCTGCAAAGCTTTTTCACTAAAATCTACTGCAAAAACAGTAGCTTGAGACCGTTCAGCAGCAATCGCTAAAGCAATAGCGCCAGTTCCTGTGCCTAGATCGGCGATTCGAAAATGTTGGCTTTTGGGGATTTGTTTTAGTGCCAACTCAACCAGTAACTCGGTTTCGGGACGAGGGATAAGTGTATCCGGAGTAACCTGTAAATCCAGCGACCAAAACTCTTTATAACCAACTAAATAAGCAAAAGGTTCGCCACCAATACGTCGCTGAATTAAGTCCTGAAATAGCTGAAACTGCTCGCTGGAAAGCTTTTTATCGTTCCAAGTTAAAACCCAAGTTCGAGATTCACCTAACAGATGCGCTAATAAAGATTCAGCTTCGAACTTACTACGAATATCAGGCAAGCCGCTCAATGCCTCGCAAGCTTGCTCAATCGCCTTATCAATTCTTATCAAGCACAGTTCCTGCTACATTCCTGCGAAAGCCAGATCAGCCAAATTTGTTCGATTAGTGGGCATTATCCGCCAACGCTGCCAACTGATCCGCTTGGTTTTCCGCCACCAAAGGCTCGATAATCTGGTCGATATCCCCTTCCATAATTTCATCAAGCTTATACAAAGTCAGATTGATGCGATGATCGGTCATACGTCCTTGCGGATAATTATAAGTACGAATGCGATCGGAACGATCGCCCGTTCCCACCAAATTACGGCGCATTTCAGTCTGCTCACTCTGCGCTTTGGCATCTTCAGCAGCCTGGATCCGCGCCTGTAACATCGCCATTGCTTTGGCTTTATTTTTGTGTTGCGAGCGCTCGTCCTGACATTCCACCACGACCCCTGTAGGCAAGTGAGTCAAACGAATCGCTGAATCGGTTTTGTTGACGTGCTGACCACCAGCACCTGACGCGCGAAAAGTATCCACCCGTAAATCTGCCGGATTAATCTCCACTGCATCCACCGCATCCGCTTCTGGCATAATGGCCACGGTACATGCGGACGTATGAATTCTGCCTTGGGATTCGGTTTCCGGAACTCGCTGTACTCGGTGCGCACCAGACTCAAACTTCAAGCGCGAATAGACCATATCGCCGCTAATGCGCAAAATAATCTCTTTATAACCGCCCTGTTCACTGCGATTTTCATTCATCACTTCTACTTGCCAGCGCTTTTTCTCAGCATACTTAGAGTACATTCGAAACAAATCGCCCACAAAAATTGCCGCCTCATCACCGCCGGTACCCGCACGGATCTCAAGAAAGGTATTCTTTTCATCGTTCGGATCTTTAGGTAACAAGAGTTTTTGTAAGTCCACTTCCAGTTTTTCAAGCAAACTCTTATTGGCCTTTAATTCTTCCTGCGCCATGTCGCGCATATCCGGATCTTCATCCGCCAACATTTCTTCGGCGGTGTCTATCGCTTCTAATGCTTCTTGATACTTTTGAAAGCCCGCGACCACATCTTCCAAGGTCGAATATTCCTTGGATAAATCGCGAAATTTATTTTGATCGGAGATAACATCAGGATCGCCCAACAGTGCCGCCAATTCCTCATGGCGATCAACTAAACCTTGTAACTTTTCTATCACCGATTCTTGTAACATGGGCTATTATTCACCTTATCTATTTGATTTTATTGATATATTTTTAGCTTAAACAACCAAAGCGATTAATCATTTTTATCCAACTGATCCTGATCCAAATTAAACATTTCGCGCGTAGTGGTATCTGCATCCAACGGTTGCTTTGGCTCCTGCGGGTTGCTCTGTTGTGAGGCGCGCAACCAAACCAAGGGTTGATGTAAAAATTTCTTCATTAAGCGATGACTCAACTCTTCCATCACCGCCTCAGGGCTTAATTCACTTTCTTGATTTTGCATCTGAGCACGCGCTCTTTGCAACTCATTAGCGACAATCGACTGATATTTATTGTGTAAATCACGTACCGTATCATGCTGCTTTTGGTGTTCGCGCCATTGCATAAAGTCCGCAACTAAAGGCGTTAAAATCCCCTCGGCCTGCTTTGCAGCCTGTTGCCGCGCCTGCATATTTTCCTGGATCACCCCTTCAAGATCGTCCACCGTATAGAGATAAACATCGTCCAGCTCAGCCACTGAAGCTTCAATATCCCGCGGTACGGCCAGATCCACCATAAAAATACTTTTACGACGACGCTTTTTCAAGGCAGCTTCGACCATTCCTTTGCCAATAATGGGTAACATACTACCCGTCGAGCTGATCACAATGTCCGCTTGATGAAAGTAATGTGGGATAGCTTCGAGACTTATCGCCTGCCCAGAAAACTCACGGGCCAATTTCTGCGCATTAGCCAAAGTTCGATTAGCCATAATCATCTGCGACACTTGGTGTTGCGCTAAATGCCGCGCTGCCAATTCAATGGTCTCACCAGCTCCCACAAACAATACCGTCAACTTCGAAAAATCGCTAAAAATATGCTTAGCCAAATTCACCGCCGCATAAGCCACCGACACCGGATTGGTACCAATGTCAGTTTCATGACGCACTTTTTTCGCCGCTGAGAAAGCCTTTTGGAACAAACGCTCCAGATCTTTACCAACAGTTCCGGCACGCTTGGCCTTCTGATAGACCGCTTTGAGTTGCCCTAAAATTTGCGGCTCGCCCAACACCATCGAATCAAGGCCACTGGCGACCCGCATAATATGTAGCACCGCATCACTTTCCAGATGACGATATAAATAAGGCTTTAAGTCACCATCAAAGTTAGCGTAATCGGCCAGCCACTGGGCAATCGCTACTTCCAACGCCTGACCATCTAAACTCGATGCCTTAACGTAAAACTCCACCCGATTACAGGTAGATAAAATTGCCGTTTCCACTTCCAGTTGCTGCCCATTGGCCAACTGCTGTTGTAACCGCAGACGCAGATCTGCCATCGCTTGCGCTAGTTGGTGTTCGGCAAACGCAGCTTTTTCACGCACCGCCACAGGGGCAGTTTTATGATTAATTCCTAATGCAATCAATGACATAAAAGAAGGAGAATGGTTAGATTTTTCGGCTATTTCAGTTAAGTGGCGCGAATTATATCATCGGCATCGACAGACTGCGACCTTAGCTCAAGATTAGCCTAATTGGCAATCGATAGGATTAGCCGCAAAGCGCCAATTATTTAACAAACTTTATACCTAAGCAGATGCTCAAGCAGTGTAAAACTGCTAATCTACACCATATCTTTAAAAAACCTAATTGATGCTTTACCTTTGAAAACTATCGCCGCTCATATCATGTTGCTAATTGGCAGCCTTTTGCTGTTGGGACTATCCGCTTGCGCTACTTCCCCTAAAATTCTACCGGATAACACCGCTCAAACCCCAAGGTCCAAGCAAGCACCCAAAGCGCAAATCCAACACTTGAGCGCAGATCAAAGAAGCCAACTATACTACTCAATACTATTGGCGAAAGTTGCCGAACAAAAAGGTTTTTTAGGTATCGCTCGCAGCAATATTGACGATGCTTTAAATAAAACTCAAAGCTCAGAGCTCGCTAGCCATAGCGCGCGCCTCGCCCTCTATCAAAAAGACTACAAAGCCGCCCAACGGTCGCTTAAACTCTGGCAACAATCAAACCCCAACAGTAGCGGCCCTTTAAAAGTCGCCGTTTTAATCGCCATTCACCAAGCACGAGAAGAGCAAGCTTACGAACTCTTAAGCCAATTATTCGATCAGCATTTCGCTAATCAAGCCTCGCACAGCGAACAAAAAGAACTTATCCTTAGTGCCGATGAGCAGTTTAAACAGCTTATTCAAATGGCCTTTTATCAAGCGCCGGACAATTTTGAATTGGAACGCCAACTGCAGGTGTTTGCTCATTTATTAGAGCGTTATAACCTCGCAAACCCTAATCACTTGCCTTCGGCCATGACTACCGAGGCTTTTTTAAAACTAAAGAGTCGCTCTCCTCTGTCCGAATTGGATCGCATTCATCAACTGCTCGATGCCAGCCTTGCATTAGCTCCTGATTTTGTCGGTGCCATCAATACTAAAAATCAAGCGCTAGGACTACTATCGCAAGAGAAAAGCTCGGAGTACCTAACCCAATTGGCGAAAAACCAAGCTTTCAGCAAGCAGCAGTTATCTCACCTTGCCAATATCGCTTATAAACAAAAAAATTATCAAAGCGCCATTATCGCCTTTGAACGCATTTTAGAAGCCGAACCGGATAACCTAGAAGCACGTTTTTTATTGGCAGGCAGTCACTATGGCGCAGCCAATTACGAAGAAAGTTTAGCCCTCTTTTATCAGCTCTCGCTCGAGGACTACCGTAAGGAATCTTCCAGCTTTTATTGTGGCGATTCAGCCGAACGCGTTCATGACGAGATCAAAAGTTTAAGCTGTTATGACATGGTGCCGGTTGGTCGATTTTTTATCCAAGCGCGTCACCGCCTTGCGCAAATTTTTGCAGACAAAGGTATGTTCAAGCAAGGCGCTAAAAGTTTGGAAACCGCTCAATCTTTAGTCGATTTCAACCAACGTCAGTTATTGTTAAAGTATGAAATTAACTATTTGATTGAGCATCAGCAGTTTAGTTTAGCCAAAAACCGCCTTGATAATGCCATTCAATTAGAGCCGCACAATAATATTATTTATTACTTACAATTATTGTTAGCCGATAAAACTCTAAGCACTCCAAACTTTCTTAAACTTTCCGCCAAACTGCGGGCGCAAAGTCCCGATCTCGAATTGCGTAAAGAAGTCATTTTCACCAGTATTGAACTACTGAATCAAAAGGGACAAGAGCCACTCATTCTTGATATTTTAAATCAGGAAGTAGCCCAATATCCTAAGGATACGGATATTCGGTATGCCCGTGCCATGAGTGCTAGCTTGTTAAAGGATTTTTCGCAAACCGAAAGGGACCTACGCTACCTGCTAACGCTTGATCCGGAGCATACCAACGCACAAAATGCCTTGGGTTATACGCTTGCAGATCAAAACCGCAACTTGATGGAAGCACAACAACTCATAGAAGCCGCCTATTACAAAGAACCCGATAACAGCGCCGTTTTAGACTCGATGGGCTGGATCCAATACCGGTTGGGTAACTTAGAAAAAGCCCTCTTTTACATCGAAAAGTCCTATGCCAAAGCCAAAGCAGCAGAAATTGCAGCTCATTATGGCGAAATCTTGTGGCAACTTGGACGGCAGCAAAAAGCCAAAAACATTTGGCAAAAAGCCTTGCAACAAGAACCCAATAATCATTATATTCTGGAAACCTTGGCGCGCTTTCCAGAAGCGCACGTCAGCCCCTAAAACCAATAACAAGCGATATGCAAAAACTATTGAACTTAAAAGCGCTATTCATCTTCTGTTGCCTGCTCGCTATCAGCGCTTGTGATCAACAAAGAGTGTTGCAAGAGACTACTGAGTGGGACGACCCACTGTGGCAAGCACATTATCAAGCATTAAAACCCATCCAAAACTTTTCCCTAAAAGGTCGGATTGGGATCAGCAATCCTCGCGATAGTTTTTCCAGCAACTTTCGCTGGCAACAAAATGCTCACCAAGATTTTCAATTCAGAATGTATGGTGCTTTGGGCAACACCTATTTATTAATGAACTCCAAAATCAACTGGAGCACCATTGAAACTGGTGATGATCAATTTTTTGAAGGCCCGAATGCCGAACAGTTGGTAGCAAACAGCATGGGCTGGCAATTGCCTTTAAATTATTTATCTGACTGGATCAAAGGAGTGCCCACAGGTGTTGGTCGAGATAAAATCAAAATCAATGCCGACGGTACCTTACAATCCTTAACTTATCCATCAGGCCAGCGCATTTTTCAGGTCAGTTTCGAGCGTTATGGCCAATTTTCGGGTAAAGCGATGCCGACTAAAATCCGTATTTTAGAAGCAGACAATAAATTATTATTGTCGATTCGTGATTGGACTTTCTAAAAGATGAGGTTTACTCATCCGGCGGGATTTATCGACGCTGACGGTTTTAGCTACTGGCCTGCACCAATTAAGCTCAATTTAGAGCTGCGCATTTTGGGCCAGCGAGATGATGGCTACCATGAGTTACAAACGCTCTTCCAATTGCTGGATATTGGTGATGAGCTGTGGATCAAGGCCAATAATACTGCCGACATTGGTTTATCGACCGACTACGCCGAGGTAGCAGCTGAAGATAACTTGGTGGTTAAGGCTGCCAAAGCCTTAAGAGCCACTGCTGGGCAAAACGTTAGCCTTGGCGCACATCTCAAGCTTAACAAGCGGATGCCTTCGGGCGCAGGGCTCGGCGGCGGCAGCTCAGACGCCGCAACCACCTTAATCGCGCTTAATCAACTTTGGAGTCTGAACCTATCCAACGCTGAACTGTGTGCAATTGGCGCGACGCTCGGCGCTGACGTGCCGGTTTTTGTTAATGGTTACAGCGCTTGGGCAACGGGGATCGGCGAAGTTTTGACCAAGGCGCAGATCCCTGAAAAGCACTTTGTAATTGTCTATCCTGACTGCGCCATCAACACAGCCAAAATTTTTTCGCATCCAGCGTTGACAAGAGACAACAAACCGATTAAATTACGCGCCTCTCGCCCAGAGGTGGACTTGAAAAACTTAGGTTACAACGTTTTTCAAGCGCTGGTTTCTAAGCTTTATCCGGCGGTCAAAGAAGCAATCGAGTTTCTTAACCAATACGGCAAAGCAACCCTAACGGGAACTGGTAGCAGCGTCTTCTTATCCTTTGACAATGCGCGAGAAGCCAGTAAAATATCGGCACTGTGCAAGCAGCGCTGGTTAACTCTAGAAGCCAAGGGTATCAACAGCTCTCCGCTGACTCTAACTGGCCAATAGAGACGCTAAAAATAGGGGTATCGCCAAGTGGTAAGGCAGCGGCTTTTGATGCCGCCATTCGTTGGTTCAAATCCAGCTACCCCTGCCATTTTCTCTTCAAAAATCAGCTCAATTGCTTGTCCTGTTAGCTATACAATAGCGTTTTATTTCAATCACTGATTGTTTTTTAGTATTTTTGGGGCCTTTATTCATGTCTGACTTGATGCTGTTTAGTGGTAACGCCACACCAGATCTCGCCGCTCGTATCTCTAATTATTTAAACGTACCCTTGGGTAACATCACCACTAATCGCTTTAGCGATGGCGAATGTAGCGTCGAAGTCATGGAAAATGTCCGTGGTAAAGACGTTTTTATTATCCAATCCACCTGTGCCCCGACTAATGACAACTTAATGGAGTTGATCATTATGGCTGACGCCCTAAAGCGTGCCTCGGCCAAGCGAATTACCGCCGTTATCCCTTATTATGGCTATGCTCGCCAAGATCGCCGCGTACGCTCGGCGCGGGTGCCAATAAGCGCCAAAGTGGTCGCCGACATGATCAGTGGCGTCGGCTTTGACCGCGTACTGACGGTGGATTTACACGCCGATCAGATCCAGGGCTTTTTCAATATTCCAGTAGATAACGTTTACGCCACGCCAGTATTGCTCGAACACATCATGCAAGGTGCCAGCGAAAATCTCATGGTGGTATCTCCCGACGTTGGCGGTGTAGTGCGCGCCCGCGCTATCGCTAAATTGCTTGATGATGCCGATTTATCGATTATTGATAAACGTCGCCCGCGTGCTAATGAAGTTAGCGTTATGAACATTATCGGTGATGTGACTGGTCGCGACTGTGTCATTGTGGACGATATGGTAGATACCGCTGGCACTCTATGCCAAGCAGCGCAAGCGCTAAAAGATCACGGCGCAAAGAGCGTTTCAGCCTACGCCACCCACCCAGTATTATCCGGTAAAGCCATTGATAATATTAACAATTCTGGTCTTGATCGTTTGGTGATCACCAACACAATCCCGCTTTCAGAAGCTGCCCAAAACTGCGATCGTATCGAAATTTTAGACTTATCGCCGCTGCTGGGCGAGTCGATTCGGCGGGTCAATACGGAAGAGTCAATCTCCAAGATGTTTTTAGATTAAAGAATCCCTTGTCATTCACCACGGGCACTTCCTTTAGTCGCCCGTGAAAGCGCGAATCCACTATATTCCGCTAGATAGTTAGACCAACTCTCCGCTTTCGCGCAAGAGAACCTAATTTATTATTAGCTGTATTTGCCTCTAACTGAAAAAAATTCGCCACCATTTCGCTCTTAATCTTCAAAAATCGCCCCAAAAGCCTTATTTTCACCAGTCAAACACTAGCTTAACGACTCCAGATCGGTGTATAATCGCGCTCCCTTTTTATGGGGCTTTTTATTGGCTGATGACTGGTCGCAAGTCATCAACCTGTTTATTAACACTCATTACTCACCCAATATGGGTTAATTAGGAGATTACAATGAGCGATTTTACGTTAAATGCTACCAAGCGTAGCGATATAGGGAAAGGTGCGAGCCGCCGCCTACGTCGTGAAGCTAACATGATCCCTGCTGTTGTTTACGGCGGCAAGGAAGATGCCACTTCAATTACCTTAAGCCACAACCAAGTGATCCGTTTCTTGGAAGAAGAGTCTTTCTACTCTTCAATCATCAACTTGGATATCGAAGGCGAAGTTGAAGAAGTGTTATTAAAAGACCTACAACGTCACCCTTTCAAGCCAAAAGTATTGCACATGGACTTGAAGCGCATCGTTCGTGGTCAAGAAATGCACGCTAACGTTCCATTGCACTTCAACAACGAAGAAGATGCACCTGGCGTTAAAGAAGGCGGCGTAGTATCGCACCAAATCACTTCGGTTGAAGTTATCTGTATGCCACGTCACTTGCCTGAGTACATCTCAGTTGACATGGGCGCTGTTGAAATGGGTGGCGTAGTTCACTTATCTGAAATCAGCTTGCCTGAAGGTGTTCGTTTAGCTGCATTTGAACAAGATGACGCACAAGATCTTACTGTTGCTAATATCGTTCCTCCTACTGTTTCTGCTTCTAGCGACGATGAAGAAGCTGAAGAAGCGGCAGCGGAAGAGCCAGCAGCAGACGCTGAAGAAGAAGCAGGCGACGAAGAGTAATTCTTCTGCGCCTGACGTTAGACTCGAATCAGAAGATTCAATCACTATGTCTAGCATCAAGCTAATTGTGGGCCTGGCTAATCCAGGCTCACAATATCAAGATACCCGCCATAACGCTGGCGCCTGGTATGTCCAAGAGCTCGCCAGAGCCTATCATATCCAACTGAAAACCGAATCGAAATTCCACGGCCTGTTTGGCAAGGGATTGATTGGCGATCATGAAGTAAAACTGCTAATTCCAAGCACCTTTATGAATTTAAGTGGCAAATCGATCCAAGCAGTTGCTAACTTTTATAAAATCCAGTCCGAAGAAATTTTAGTTGCACATGATGAGCTGGATATTGAGCCGGGCACCTTGAAGCTTAAAAAAGGTGGCGGTCATGGCGGCCATAATGGATTAAGAGATACCATCAGCAAACTCGCGAACAATAAGAACTTTCTGCGTCTGCGCGTGGGCATTGGCCACCCAGGTCACAAATCGAAAGTCACGGGCTATGTGCTGAATAAACCGAGTGCTGATGAAAAAAATGCCATCAATATCGCGATTGATGAAGCAGTTCGAGAAACCCCAACCCTATTAAAAGGCGAATGGGATCTGGCGGTGCAGCGCTTGCATAGCCTAGAGTCACCATTGGCCCAATAACTAACCAGTTAATGACAAGAGAAGTATCATGCCACTAAATTGCGGAATCGTAGGCTTACCCAACGTGGGCAAATCCACCTTATTTAACGCTCTAACGGACGCGGGGATCGATGCCGCCAACTACCCATTCTGTACCATCGAGCCTAATACTGGCGTGGTACCGATTCCAGATCCGCGACTCGATGCCCTTTCCGCCATTGTCGATCCTGAACGTGTTTTGCCAGCCACCATGGAATTTGTGGACATCGCGGGGCTAGTCGCTGGCGCTTCCAAAGGCGAAGGCCTAGGCAATAAATTCCTTGCCAATATCCGTGAAACTCACGCCATTGCGCACGTAGTACGCTGCTTTGACAATGATGACGTGGTACACGTGGCGGGCAAGGTCGATCCGCTTGCCGATATTGAAATTATCAATACCGAATTAGCCTTAGCCGATCTGGAAGCGGTAGAAAAACGCATACTAAAAACCACTAAAGTTGCTAAAAGTGGCGATAAAGAAGCCAAAGCTGAATTGATAATTTTGGAAAAAGCCAAAGCTTGTCTTGACGAAGGTGATGCTTTAAGAAGCCTTGATTGGGATAAAGATGAAAAGAAAATCTTATCCAGATTCCAACTCATCACCACCAAGCCGACCATGTATATCGCCAACGTCAGTGAAGACGGTTTTGAGAGTAATCCGCTTCTGGATCAAGTTAGAGACTTTGCCACCAAAGAAAATGCCGAAGTAGTGCCCATTTGCGCTTCTATTGAGTCAGAAATTGCCGCTTTGGACGACGAAGACAAAGCCGACTTCCTAGCCGATCTAGGCCAAGAAGAGCCAGGGCTTAATCGCGTGATTCGTGCTGGTTACAGCCTATTAAACCTGCAAACCTA
This region includes:
- a CDS encoding rod shape-determining protein gives rise to the protein MFKKLRGMFSTDLSIDLGTANTLIYVRDQGIVLDEPSVVAIRQNNPGGVKSIAAVGEAAKRMLGRTPGNIVAIRPLKDGVIADFEVTEKMLQHFIRKIHDNTFFRPSPRVLICVPCGSTQVERRAIKESALGAGAREVHLVEEPVAAAVGAGLPVGEARGSMVVDIGGGTTEIAILSLNGVVYSDSVRIGGDRFDEAIIEYIRRNYGTVIGEATAERIKHEIGTAYPGTEVRELDVRGRNLAEGIPRSFTINSNEVLESLQNPLHGIVRAVKAVLEQSPPELAADISERGMVLTGGGALIRDLDRLLMEETGLPVIVAEDPLTCVARGGGKILETLEEHSGDLFSAE
- the prfA gene encoding peptide chain release factor 1 yields the protein MLQESVIEKLQGLVDRHEELAALLGDPDVISDQNKFRDLSKEYSTLEDVVAGFQKYQEALEAIDTAEEMLADEDPDMRDMAQEELKANKSLLEKLEVDLQKLLLPKDPNDEKNTFLEIRAGTGGDEAAIFVGDLFRMYSKYAEKKRWQVEVMNENRSEQGGYKEIILRISGDMVYSRLKFESGAHRVQRVPETESQGRIHTSACTVAIMPEADAVDAVEINPADLRVDTFRASGAGGQHVNKTDSAIRLTHLPTGVVVECQDERSQHKNKAKAMAMLQARIQAAEDAKAQSEQTEMRRNLVGTGDRSDRIRTYNYPQGRMTDHRINLTLYKLDEIMEGDIDQIIEPLVAENQADQLAALADNAH
- the hemA gene encoding glutamyl-tRNA reductase yields the protein MSLIALGINHKTAPVAVREKAAFAEHQLAQAMADLRLRLQQQLANGQQLEVETAILSTCNRVEFYVKASSLDGQALEVAIAQWLADYANFDGDLKPYLYRHLESDAVLHIMRVASGLDSMVLGEPQILGQLKAVYQKAKRAGTVGKDLERLFQKAFSAAKKVRHETDIGTNPVSVAYAAVNLAKHIFSDFSKLTVLFVGAGETIELAARHLAQHQVSQMIMANRTLANAQKLAREFSGQAISLEAIPHYFHQADIVISSTGSMLPIIGKGMVEAALKKRRRKSIFMVDLAVPRDIEASVAELDDVYLYTVDDLEGVIQENMQARQQAAKQAEGILTPLVADFMQWREHQKQHDTVRDLHNKYQSIVANELQRARAQMQNQESELSPEAVMEELSHRLMKKFLHQPLVWLRASQQSNPQEPKQPLDADTTTREMFNLDQDQLDKND
- the ispE gene encoding 4-(cytidine 5'-diphospho)-2-C-methyl-D-erythritol kinase, which encodes MRFTHPAGFIDADGFSYWPAPIKLNLELRILGQRDDGYHELQTLFQLLDIGDELWIKANNTADIGLSTDYAEVAAEDNLVVKAAKALRATAGQNVSLGAHLKLNKRMPSGAGLGGGSSDAATTLIALNQLWSLNLSNAELCAIGATLGADVPVFVNGYSAWATGIGEVLTKAQIPEKHFVIVYPDCAINTAKIFSHPALTRDNKPIKLRASRPEVDLKNLGYNVFQALVSKLYPAVKEAIEFLNQYGKATLTGTGSSVFLSFDNAREASKISALCKQRWLTLEAKGINSSPLTLTGQ
- the prmC gene encoding peptide chain release factor N(5)-glutamine methyltransferase, whose translation is MIRIDKAIEQACEALSGLPDIRSKFEAESLLAHLLGESRTWVLTWNDKKLSSEQFQLFQDLIQRRIGGEPFAYLVGYKEFWSLDLQVTPDTLIPRPETELLVELALKQIPKSQHFRIADLGTGTGAIALAIAAERSQATVFAVDFSEKALQVALTNRVRHQLTNVQLVHNSWLDNWPYGNLDLIVSNPPYVEAGDPHLTDLSFEPYQALVAADSGLADIKTICQQARRYLKPQGYLMFEHGFEQGEQVRAIMAQHGFSQLVTYQDLSGNDRVTAGWLQPSQN
- a CDS encoding 50S ribosomal protein L25/general stress protein Ctc, with product MSDFTLNATKRSDIGKGASRRLRREANMIPAVVYGGKEDATSITLSHNQVIRFLEEESFYSSIINLDIEGEVEEVLLKDLQRHPFKPKVLHMDLKRIVRGQEMHANVPLHFNNEEDAPGVKEGGVVSHQITSVEVICMPRHLPEYISVDMGAVEMGGVVHLSEISLPEGVRLAAFEQDDAQDLTVANIVPPTVSASSDDEEAEEAAAEEPAADAEEEAGDEE
- a CDS encoding tetratricopeptide repeat protein — protein: MKTIAAHIMLLIGSLLLLGLSACATSPKILPDNTAQTPRSKQAPKAQIQHLSADQRSQLYYSILLAKVAEQKGFLGIARSNIDDALNKTQSSELASHSARLALYQKDYKAAQRSLKLWQQSNPNSSGPLKVAVLIAIHQAREEQAYELLSQLFDQHFANQASHSEQKELILSADEQFKQLIQMAFYQAPDNFELERQLQVFAHLLERYNLANPNHLPSAMTTEAFLKLKSRSPLSELDRIHQLLDASLALAPDFVGAINTKNQALGLLSQEKSSEYLTQLAKNQAFSKQQLSHLANIAYKQKNYQSAIIAFERILEAEPDNLEARFLLAGSHYGAANYEESLALFYQLSLEDYRKESSSFYCGDSAERVHDEIKSLSCYDMVPVGRFFIQARHRLAQIFADKGMFKQGAKSLETAQSLVDFNQRQLLLKYEINYLIEHQQFSLAKNRLDNAIQLEPHNNIIYYLQLLLADKTLSTPNFLKLSAKLRAQSPDLELRKEVIFTSIELLNQKGQEPLILDILNQEVAQYPKDTDIRYARAMSASLLKDFSQTERDLRYLLTLDPEHTNAQNALGYTLADQNRNLMEAQQLIEAAYYKEPDNSAVLDSMGWIQYRLGNLEKALFYIEKSYAKAKAAEIAAHYGEILWQLGRQQKAKNIWQKALQQEPNNHYILETLARFPEAHVSP
- the lolB gene encoding lipoprotein insertase outer membrane protein LolB, with amino-acid sequence MQKLLNLKALFIFCCLLAISACDQQRVLQETTEWDDPLWQAHYQALKPIQNFSLKGRIGISNPRDSFSSNFRWQQNAHQDFQFRMYGALGNTYLLMNSKINWSTIETGDDQFFEGPNAEQLVANSMGWQLPLNYLSDWIKGVPTGVGRDKIKINADGTLQSLTYPSGQRIFQVSFERYGQFSGKAMPTKIRILEADNKLLLSIRDWTF
- a CDS encoding ribose-phosphate pyrophosphokinase gives rise to the protein MSDLMLFSGNATPDLAARISNYLNVPLGNITTNRFSDGECSVEVMENVRGKDVFIIQSTCAPTNDNLMELIIMADALKRASAKRITAVIPYYGYARQDRRVRSARVPISAKVVADMISGVGFDRVLTVDLHADQIQGFFNIPVDNVYATPVLLEHIMQGASENLMVVSPDVGGVVRARAIAKLLDDADLSIIDKRRPRANEVSVMNIIGDVTGRDCVIVDDMVDTAGTLCQAAQALKDHGAKSVSAYATHPVLSGKAIDNINNSGLDRLVITNTIPLSEAAQNCDRIEILDLSPLLGESIRRVNTEESISKMFLD